A portion of the Tiliqua scincoides isolate rTilSci1 chromosome 3, rTilSci1.hap2, whole genome shotgun sequence genome contains these proteins:
- the NRROS gene encoding transforming growth factor beta activator LRRC33, which produces MALLARSISLCIIFIGWGSKSTAAHSLCKLEKRIADCNGRRLGSIPADLPSGTMDLFLDSNVIQTLKNASLAPYQVLQSLSLCKNRLELIELGAFLGSRSLVSLSVANNALFLNFSVTAAALWTLSDLRRLDLSGNQLTEDMVATLVQHLPSLESLLLAQNAIMRLDDSHFKNLLHLQNLDLHQNYIFEIEMGTFEGLRGLRQLNLAYNYMPCIVDFDLTQLQVLNVSSNLIEWFLAAENDDVFELETLDLSHNRLLFFPLLPKLNKLQTLLLRHNQMGFYGNLFNHSESSVKMQFLDGNVTNITTFNLWEENRPGNLSSLSFLDMSWNQFWYFPDRFFEGTALLTHLNLSHNCLKTLQMQERELLNSLIDLDLSYNQLSDLQVNLGPGGTLPNLQRLNLSTNRLQRLPANIFIHTPKITTVDLSNNHIEICGPHASVTGAGRPSCVEVSSTGSLRNLFLSGCGLAVLGSHVFQGTSLKHLDLSNNHNVLFHGLGSLQDVAQSLQVLSLRNTSLSTARANMDFSAFEKLINLDLSENSLTSFPESLVGLQLHTLDLRRNCLHTLPQQLGKTLQVIYLSQNPFDCCKLGWWDTLHRLGTVHIADQRHITCNYSSTFISATNLPDSVLQNCPWLTPDMALLYLVLILPTCLALLVAIALVFLTFRQHIMQMVKSRYRKSSSY; this is translated from the exons ATGGCGTTATTAGCTCGGAGTATCTCCCTGTGTATCATTTTCATAGGATGGGGAAGCAAATCTACAGCTGCTCACAGTCTCTGCAAACTA gaaaaaagaattgCAGATTGCAATGGAAGGAGGCTGGGCTCCATCCCAGCAGACTTGCCTTCTGGAACAATGGACCTTTTCCTGGATTCCAATGTTATACAGACACTAAAAAATGCTTCTTTAGCACCATATCAAGTCCTACAGAGCCTCAGCCTGTGCAAGAATAGGTTGGAGCTCATTGAACTTGGGGCCTTCCTTGGCAGCAGAAGTCTTGTTAGCTTATCTGTGGCCAACAATGCCCTCTTTTTGAATTTTTCTGTGACAGCAGCTGCTCTATGGACTTTGTCCGACTTGAGGAGACTGGACCTATCTGGAAACCAGCTCACTGAAGATATGGTTGCTACCCTGGTTCAGCATTTGCCCTCTCTAGAATCTTTGTTGCTGGCCCAGAATGCCATCATGAGACTGGATGACTCCCACTTCAAAAACCTTCTCCATCTGCAGaacctggatttgcaccagaacTACATCTTTGAGATTGAGATGGGCACCTTTGAAGGATTGCGAGGGCTGCGGCAGCTTAATCTGGCCTACAACTATATGCCCTGCATTGTGGATTTTGACCTGACCCAACTCCAGGTGCTAAATGTTAGCAGCAACCTCATAGAATGGTTCCTGGCTGCAGAGAATGATGACGTCTTTGAACTAGAAACACTAGACTTGTCTCACAATCGGCTGCTGTTCTTTCCACTGTTGCCCAAGCTAAATAAACTGCAAACTCTACTGCTAAGGCACAATCAGATGGGCTTCTATGGCAATCTTTTCAATCATTCTGAAAGCTCAGTGAAAATGCAATTCCTGGATGGCAATGTCACCAACATCACCACCTTTAATCTCTGGGAAGAGAACAGGCCTGGCAACCTCTCTTCCCTGAGCTTTCTGGACATGAGCTGGAACCAGTTCTGGTATTTTCCTGACAGGTTTTTTGAAGGGACAGCACTCCTAACTCATCTGAATCTCAGTCACAACTGCTTAAAAACAttgcagatgcaggagagggAGTTACTAAACTCTCTCATTGACCTGGACCTCAGCTACAACCAGCTTTCGGATCTTCAGGTGAATTTGGGTCCTGGAGGCACCTTACCCAATCTCCAAAGGCTTAATCTGAGCACCAACAGACTGCAAAGGTTGCCAGCTAACATTTTTATTCACACACCAAAAATCACTACAGTTGACCTCAGCAACAATCACATAGAGATTTGTGGCCCACATGCAAGTGTCACTGGTGCTGGAAGACCCAGTTGTGTTGAAGTCAGTAGCACTGGATCCCTCAGGAATCTTTTCTTGTCTGGTTGTGGTCTAGCAGTGCTGGGCAGCCATGTGTTTCAGGGGACCTCCCTCAAGCATTTAGACCTTTCTAACAATCACAATGTGCTCTTCCATGGGTTGGGATCTCTGCAAGATGTTGCACAATCCCTACAGGTGCTCTCACTCAGGAACACTAGTCTTTCTACTGCAAGGGCAAATATGGACTTCTCTGCCTTTGAGAAGCTGATCAACCTGGACCTGTCTGAAAACTCTCTGACCAGCTTTCCAGAATCTTTAGTAGGCCTGCAGCTACACACTCTAGATCTCAGGAGAAATTGCCTTCACACCCTACCTCAGCAACTTGGAAAGACCTTGCAAGTGATCTACCTCAGCCAGAATCCTTTTGACTGCTGCAAACTGGGATGGTGGGATACCCTTCACCGCCTTGGCACTGTACACATTGCAGACCAGAGACACATCACCTGCAACTACTCCTCCACATTCATCAGTGCAACAAATCTACCTGACTCAGTCCTGCAGAATTGCCCATGGCTCACACCAGATATGGCTTTGCTGTATCTGGTCCTTATTCTTCCTACCTGCTTGGCCCTCCTGGTTGCCATTGCCCTTGTCTTTCTGACTTTCAGGCAACACATTATGCAAATGGTGAAGAGCAGGTACAGAAAGTCTAGCTCATATTga